Proteins found in one Gigantopelta aegis isolate Gae_Host chromosome 12, Gae_host_genome, whole genome shotgun sequence genomic segment:
- the LOC121386903 gene encoding uncharacterized protein LOC121386903 has product MGPKLSKCHMGHTGGQDGQMDSHHASGDLHSAGPSHSTPLEILTQSTLSSAPGLRRSPSELSPQSEVLTSPVQSPSSQQSQSDSQHWLFPGQLSSDSLQRTLPPGQMPSELGTTPPWLSPQPSPPRRLRQLHETSSEPVSNFDGLSSSSLDVRSSAHRVRPSVGLTAMSQQSTSSHSATKRELESDQRWTSQEGEFSPRRASQDLQAGHRRPSQELQAGQRRPSQDLQAIQRRPSQELQAGQRRPSQDLQAIQRRPSQELQAGQRRPSQELQAGQRRPSQELQAGQRRPSQELQAGQGRSSRRPSVVELESGPEIQFIPGQTYPAARETPVDSYTNRENIQRRSSTRWHAPMIDLIGDPDDEDTSPPIQSNSSRRQPPARHEQSPAKPESTSVSFSGSRRRSSARKSSADSNAPALVPLSNGRVLRGICKTSCFRTRKNVSFGCVYVKQFEKEDSETASSE; this is encoded by the exons atgggaCCGAAGCTAAGCAAGTGTCATATGGGTCATACTGGTGGACAAGACGGACAGATGGACTCCCACCACGCGTCCGGAG ATCTACACTCAGCTGGACCGTCGCATTCAACGCCTCTTGAGATACTGACCCAGTCTACGTTATCGTCTGCTCCGGGACTGCGGCGTTCACCGTCTGAATTGTCTCCCCAATCCGAGGTGCTAACATCTCCCGTACAGTCGCCATCTTCACAACAGTCGCAGTCAGACTCACAGCACTGGCTTTTCCCGGGACAGCTGTCGTCGGACTCATTGCAGAGGACGTTGCCTCCTGGCCAGATGCCGTCGGAGCTTGGAACGACGCCGCCGTGGCTGTCCCCACAACCTTCGCCGCCACGCCGACTGCGTCAGCTACACGAGACCAGCAGTGAACCCGTGTCGAATTTCGATGGGCTGTCGTCGTCGTCTCTGGACGTGCGGTCGTCAGCCCATCGTGTGCGTCCTAGTGTCGGACTGACGGCCATGTCGCAGCAGTCGACGTCGTCACATTCGGCGACTAAGCGAGAACTAGAGTCTGACCAAAGATGGACATCTCAGGAAGGGGAGTTTAGCCCAAGACGAGCATCTCAAGACCTTCAGGCTGGTCATAGACGACCATCTCAAGAACTACAGGCTGGTCAAAGACGACCATCTCAAGACCTTCAGGCTATCCAAAGACGACCGTCTCAAGAACTACAGGCTGGTCAAAGACGACCATCTCAAGACCTTCAGGCTATCCAAAGACGACCGTCTCAAGAACTACAGGCTGGTCAAAGACGACCATCTCAGGAACTACAGGCTGGTCAAAGACGACCATCTCAGGAACTACAGGCTGGCCAAAGACGACCATCTCAGGAACTACAGGCTGGTCAAGGGCGTTCTTCACGACGGCCGTCCGTCGTAGAACTAGAATCTGGTCCAGAGATACAGTTCATTCCTGGACAAACGTATCCTGCTGCCCGGGAGACACCCGTTGACTCGTACACCAATCGCGAAAACATACAGCGTCGCTCGTCCACGCGCTGGCATGCGCCGATGATCGACCTGATCGGTGATCCTGACGACGAGGACACTTCTCCGCCGATTCAATCCAATTCTTCCAGGAGGCAACCGCCTGCCAGGCATGAACAGTCCCCCGCCAAGCCAGAGTCCACTTCCGTCTCGTTTTCTGGAAGCAGGCGCCGTTCATCTGCACGCAAGTCGTCTGCGGACAGTAACGCACCAGCTTTAGTACCACTATCAAACGGACGT GTTCTGAGAGGTATATGTAAAACATCCTGCTTCAGGACTCGCAAGAACGTCTCGTTTGGATGTGTGTACGTCAAG CAATTTGAAAAGGAAGACAGCGAAACTGCCAGCTCAGAG TGA